The Paenibacillus sp. FSL R7-0204 genome includes a region encoding these proteins:
- the rpmB gene encoding 50S ribosomal protein L28 — MSRTCTVTGKKPGSGNHVSHANNRNRRSWGVNVQKVRILVNGKPKRVYVSTRALKSGKVERV; from the coding sequence ATGTCCCGCACATGTACAGTAACAGGCAAGAAACCGGGCAGCGGTAACCACGTGTCTCACGCTAACAACCGCAACCGTCGCTCTTGGGGAGTTAACGTTCAGAAGGTTCGTATCCTGGTGAACGGCAAACCGAAACGCGTGTACGTCAGCACCCGTGCTTTGAAATCCGGTAAAGTTGAACGCGTCTAG
- the spoVM gene encoding stage V sporulation protein SpoVM produces MKFYTFKLPRFLGGFVKAILNTFQKS; encoded by the coding sequence ATGAAATTTTATACGTTCAAGCTGCCAAGATTTTTGGGAGGTTTTGTTAAAGCGATTTTGAACACGTTTCAGAAGAGTTAG